One part of the Olleya sp. YS genome encodes these proteins:
- a CDS encoding glycosyltransferase family 2 protein, whose protein sequence is MIQQPLITVLIPTYNCEQYVHDAVQSILNQTYTNFECIIIDDCSTDGTVDIIKTFDDPRINLIVKPKNSGYTNSLNYGLTIAKGKYIARMDGDDISLPNRFEKQVAIFEQNDDIVVCGSIFKLIDTETIIEAPEHHDAIKLGLLKESCIGHPTAMIRTSVLNTHNINYNTAYEPAEDYDLWVRLSQVGQLYNIQDVLFLYRVHDNQVSITKKEIQRKSASLSRFNMLNQLNLDYTELEKQAYIKQFSYTERLNFEELVALIKLNNKAFKANAKGFFNQENLKTILQTFQTEAINQYFKANKKYSPKMINQLKEISRLTATNFSFLDKVKLYIKSLIFFKNDK, encoded by the coding sequence ATGATTCAACAACCACTTATAACCGTTTTAATACCAACTTATAATTGTGAACAATATGTACACGATGCAGTACAAAGTATTTTAAACCAAACCTATACTAATTTTGAGTGTATTATAATTGATGATTGTAGTACAGATGGTACAGTAGATATTATAAAAACATTTGACGATCCACGCATCAACCTAATTGTTAAACCAAAAAATTCTGGCTATACCAATAGCTTAAATTATGGATTGACCATTGCAAAAGGAAAGTATATTGCTAGAATGGATGGCGACGATATTAGTCTACCAAATCGATTTGAAAAACAAGTCGCTATTTTTGAACAAAATGACGATATTGTTGTCTGTGGTTCTATTTTTAAACTAATAGATACAGAAACTATCATAGAAGCTCCAGAGCATCATGATGCTATAAAGCTAGGTTTACTAAAAGAGTCTTGTATTGGTCATCCAACTGCTATGATTAGAACATCAGTGTTAAACACACATAACATTAATTATAATACTGCTTATGAACCTGCAGAAGATTATGATTTATGGGTAAGACTGTCTCAAGTAGGTCAATTATACAACATCCAAGACGTCTTGTTTTTGTATCGCGTGCACGACAATCAAGTGTCAATAACTAAAAAAGAAATACAGCGTAAAAGTGCTAGTTTATCAAGATTTAATATGTTAAATCAATTAAATTTAGATTATACAGAGTTAGAAAAACAAGCTTATATCAAACAGTTTTCTTATACTGAAAGACTTAATTTTGAAGAGTTAGTTGCTTTGATTAAATTGAACAATAAAGCCTTTAAAGCAAATGCTAAAGGGTTTTTTAATCAAGAAAATTTAAAAACTATTCTGCAAACTTTTCAAACAGAAGCTATAAATCAGTATTTTAAAGCAAATAAAAAATACAGTCCAAAAATGATTAATCAGTTGAAAGAAATTTCAAGATTAACAGCGACAAATTTTAGTTTTTTAGACAAAGTAAAATTATATATAAAGTCTTTAATATTTTTTAAAAATGATAAGTAA
- a CDS encoding alpha-1,2-fucosyltransferase: protein MIVIKLIGGLGNQMFQYAAAKAVALHTKQELKLDTSGFDDYNLHDYGLHHFNINAKLFNQKSKWIRKLEHKLNLTTYYNEQSFRFNPEVFNINTKNIQLNGYFQSEDYFINYRNDILNNFKIVSPLKQQTQYLLAEMAKTNAVSIHIRRGDFLKHEVHNTSKAQYYKDAMAVIESKIEQPTYYLFSDDMEWVKANFKTNHKAVYVDCNDAATAFEDIKLMSNCKHNIIANSSFSWWSAWLNTNPNKIVIAPKQWFNGDQYDYTDVVPKSWIKL from the coding sequence GTGATCGTTATAAAGTTAATAGGTGGTTTGGGTAATCAAATGTTTCAGTATGCTGCTGCAAAAGCAGTAGCACTACATACTAAACAAGAATTAAAATTAGACACATCAGGTTTTGACGATTATAATTTACATGATTATGGGTTGCATCATTTTAATATTAATGCTAAACTCTTTAATCAAAAAAGCAAGTGGATTAGAAAGCTAGAACACAAGCTAAATTTAACCACTTACTATAATGAGCAATCTTTTAGATTTAACCCAGAAGTATTCAATATTAATACTAAAAACATTCAGTTAAACGGTTACTTTCAGTCAGAAGACTATTTTATAAATTATCGAAACGATATTTTAAACAACTTTAAAATTGTTTCACCATTAAAACAACAAACTCAATATTTATTAGCAGAAATGGCTAAGACCAATGCAGTATCCATTCATATTAGACGAGGGGATTTTTTAAAACATGAGGTGCACAATACTTCTAAAGCGCAATACTATAAAGACGCTATGGCAGTTATTGAAAGTAAAATAGAACAACCAACCTATTATTTATTTTCGGATGATATGGAATGGGTAAAAGCGAACTTTAAAACTAATCATAAAGCAGTTTATGTCGATTGTAATGATGCTGCAACAGCTTTTGAAGACATTAAACTCATGTCTAATTGTAAACATAATATTATAGCAAATAGCAGTTTTAGTTGGTGGTCTGCTTGGTTAAATACCAATCCAAATAAAATAGTTATTGCACCAAAACAATGGTTTAATGGAGACCAATATGACTACACTGATGTTGTTCCTAAAAGTTGGATAAAGCTATAG
- a CDS encoding GDP-L-fucose synthase: MPQQIKIFLTGGNGMVGKNILEYNTNPNITILAPNRKEINLEDYNAVFNYIKQQKPDFIIHAAGLVGGIQDNIARPVDFLIKNLDIGRNLIMAAKSNRVKNFINLSSSCMYPREAKNPLQEDLILKGELEPTNEGYALAKIVTTRLCEYINKEDDYFQYKTVIPCNLYGKYDKFSPEHSHMVPAVIKKIDEAKLNGNSTITIWGNGEARREFMYAKDLADFIFYAVSNFTAMPQNINVGLGYDFTINHYYKTIAKVIGFEGQFEHDLSKPVGMYQKLIDDTKLKAFGWTAKTDLEQGLQLTYSYYKTEVKHD; the protein is encoded by the coding sequence ATGCCTCAACAAATCAAGATTTTTTTAACAGGAGGCAATGGAATGGTTGGTAAGAATATTCTAGAATATAATACAAACCCTAACATTACTATTCTAGCACCAAATAGAAAAGAAATAAATCTTGAAGATTATAATGCGGTATTTAATTATATAAAGCAACAAAAACCAGACTTTATTATTCACGCAGCAGGATTGGTAGGTGGTATTCAAGACAATATAGCACGACCAGTAGATTTTTTAATAAAAAACCTTGATATTGGTCGTAACTTGATTATGGCTGCTAAATCTAACCGAGTTAAAAACTTTATAAATCTGTCTAGCTCTTGTATGTATCCAAGAGAGGCCAAAAATCCTTTACAAGAAGACTTAATTTTAAAAGGCGAATTGGAACCCACAAATGAAGGCTATGCATTGGCTAAAATAGTAACGACAAGACTTTGTGAGTACATCAATAAAGAGGATGATTATTTTCAATACAAAACGGTAATTCCATGTAATTTATATGGGAAGTATGATAAGTTTTCTCCAGAACACTCTCATATGGTTCCTGCAGTGATTAAAAAAATAGATGAAGCCAAACTAAATGGAAACTCAACAATTACAATTTGGGGAAATGGAGAAGCTAGAAGAGAGTTTATGTACGCTAAAGATTTAGCAGATTTTATATTTTATGCAGTATCAAATTTTACTGCTATGCCACAAAATATTAATGTAGGATTAGGGTATGATTTTACTATTAATCACTATTATAAAACCATAGCTAAAGTTATTGGTTTTGAGGGACAGTTTGAACATGATTTATCAAAACCAGTTGGTATGTATCAAAAATTGATTGATGATACAAAACTTAAAGCTTTTGGTTGGACTGCAAAAACAGATTTAGAACAAGGATTGCAATTAACCTATAGTTACTATAAAACAGAAGTAAAACATGACTAA
- a CDS encoding glycosyltransferase: MQLSFLIVTKNRPEDLALTLNKLKTIIDLSIHEVLVFIDGCSNTESIIADFYWVHWTVSKQSVSASPARNILYKKAKGRIFIGLDDDAHPISPHFIEAIEAEFQHNTHLGIIAFQEVRGMFKTDEDALQHSKDLESHLTNDFVGCGFAIKNEVYQATNGFPVWIDIYGEEPAVALEVLDLGFDIIYQPNIKVNHRIDVKKRQLQGRNYFRFERQLKNTLRYYLVYYPKPIKKVFKTLWHNFNKYALKDWNYFKSFVFVCFTTLIKLPSILKYRQPVQQDTIIRKLSLKPLNYSA, encoded by the coding sequence ATGCAACTTTCATTTTTAATAGTCACTAAAAATAGACCAGAAGATTTGGCTTTAACTTTAAATAAGTTGAAGACTATAATAGATTTATCTATTCATGAAGTGTTGGTATTTATTGATGGTTGTTCTAATACCGAAAGTATTATTGCAGATTTTTATTGGGTACATTGGACAGTTTCAAAGCAAAGTGTTAGTGCGTCTCCTGCAAGAAATATATTATATAAAAAAGCAAAAGGAAGAATTTTTATAGGACTAGATGATGATGCACATCCGATAAGTCCTCATTTTATTGAAGCAATTGAAGCCGAATTTCAACACAATACACATTTGGGCATTATTGCATTTCAGGAAGTTAGAGGGATGTTTAAAACCGATGAAGACGCTTTACAGCATTCTAAAGATTTAGAGTCACATTTGACCAATGACTTTGTAGGTTGTGGTTTTGCGATTAAAAACGAAGTGTATCAAGCTACAAACGGTTTTCCAGTTTGGATAGATATTTATGGTGAAGAACCAGCAGTAGCATTAGAAGTTTTGGATTTAGGATTTGATATTATTTATCAACCAAATATTAAAGTCAACCATCGTATTGATGTCAAAAAAAGACAATTACAAGGTCGCAACTATTTTAGATTTGAACGACAATTAAAAAACACATTACGTTATTATTTGGTCTATTACCCTAAACCAATTAAAAAGGTATTTAAAACATTATGGCATAACTTTAATAAGTATGCTTTAAAAGATTGGAACTATTTTAAGTCGTTTGTTTTTGTATGTTTTACTACGCTAATTAAACTACCAAGTATATTAAAATACAGACAACCTGTACAACAAGACACTATTATTAGAAAATTAAGTTTAAAACCGCTAAATTATTCTGCGTAA
- a CDS encoding glycosyltransferase family 2 protein, whose protein sequence is MISIIIPIYNREHLIEETIASIKAQSYTSWECIIVDDGSTDTTVNITKKIIEADKRFQLFERPSNLKKGPSSCRNYAITKIKGHYIQFFDSDDIMHPEHLKLKIEAIQDNDFVVCQLQEFTGDFNENLYAKSQPQIQESKNLFEDFATGTFPMMMVAPLWKASSLLPYLPIREDLHILEDHELYARALFENKTYAIINKPLIFYRVGLNSSTHSFYTNVDYGLASYFEAKRTVLRSSDSKNIKLAILKMTLGFFRQALAERNFKAAKSCLNFIKQEQLAYNDDLKSKLSRIRFFYGIFKVIKKGDTKFKPLFKL, encoded by the coding sequence ATGATTTCTATCATCATTCCCATATACAATCGTGAACATTTAATAGAAGAAACTATAGCTTCTATTAAAGCACAATCCTATACCAGTTGGGAGTGTATAATTGTAGATGATGGTAGTACAGACACGACTGTTAACATTACTAAAAAAATAATTGAAGCAGATAAGCGTTTTCAACTGTTTGAGCGTCCATCTAATTTAAAAAAAGGACCTAGCAGTTGCAGGAATTATGCAATTACTAAGATTAAAGGCCATTACATTCAGTTTTTTGATAGTGATGATATTATGCATCCAGAACATCTTAAGTTGAAGATAGAAGCGATTCAAGATAATGATTTTGTAGTTTGCCAATTACAGGAATTTACAGGAGATTTTAATGAGAATTTATATGCAAAATCTCAACCTCAAATACAAGAAAGTAAAAACTTGTTTGAAGATTTTGCTACAGGTACTTTCCCTATGATGATGGTAGCTCCACTTTGGAAAGCCTCAAGTTTGTTACCATATTTGCCCATTAGAGAGGATTTACATATTTTGGAAGATCACGAGCTGTATGCACGTGCGCTTTTTGAGAATAAAACTTATGCGATAATAAACAAACCATTGATTTTTTATCGTGTTGGATTAAACTCTTCAACCCATAGTTTTTATACTAATGTCGATTATGGTTTAGCCTCTTATTTTGAAGCTAAAAGAACCGTATTGAGGTCGTCAGATTCCAAAAATATTAAGCTAGCCATCTTAAAAATGACTTTAGGATTTTTCAGGCAAGCTTTGGCAGAACGAAATTTTAAAGCAGCTAAGAGCTGTTTAAATTTTATAAAACAAGAACAATTAGCTTATAACGATGATTTAAAATCAAAACTATCTCGAATTCGTTTTTTCTATGGTATTTTTAAAGTCATCAAAAAAGGAGATACAAAATTTAAACCTTTATTTAAGTTGTAA
- a CDS encoding glycosyltransferase family 4 protein, whose product MKILMVAIPNHHFFQWVNQLKDSGYDVYWFDITDGGPQSPKIEWVTQIKGWKLKLNFPFRSAIKKRFPKIYKSIKKINENSVSSAFQKAVESIEPDIIHCFEMQLAGLPILPIMEQNTIPLIYSSWGSDVFYFEQLGVSKNELQRFYKRANYLITDCKRDYHLAVKNGFNNQFLGVFPGNGGLTIDNSKIKSVSERPVILIKGYDDGVGKASIVLNALELVTVELLEDKQIVIYSADDSIQKQINQSKILPTLAITIHSRYAFIQNQHLLELMGRSCLHIANSISDGMPNALLEAMSMGAFPIQSNPGQVTEEVIIHGKNGLLIANPFDEKEIANHINKSLQNQNLREQSQVFNTNLIQKQYNRATLQPKIQTLYQTVLSEHS is encoded by the coding sequence ATGAAGATTTTAATGGTCGCCATACCAAACCATCATTTCTTTCAATGGGTCAACCAATTGAAAGATTCTGGGTATGATGTCTATTGGTTTGACATAACAGATGGTGGACCACAATCGCCAAAAATAGAATGGGTGACTCAAATAAAAGGATGGAAATTAAAATTGAATTTTCCGTTTAGAAGTGCAATTAAAAAAAGGTTCCCAAAAATATATAAAAGTATAAAGAAGATTAATGAAAATAGTGTGTCAAGTGCTTTTCAAAAAGCTGTAGAATCCATAGAACCAGATATTATCCATTGTTTTGAAATGCAATTAGCAGGACTGCCTATTCTTCCTATTATGGAACAGAATACTATTCCATTAATCTATTCGTCTTGGGGAAGCGATGTGTTTTATTTTGAACAATTAGGCGTTTCAAAAAACGAATTGCAACGCTTTTATAAGCGTGCCAATTATCTGATAACAGATTGCAAACGGGATTATCATTTAGCAGTTAAAAATGGATTTAACAATCAGTTTTTAGGCGTTTTCCCTGGAAATGGAGGACTAACTATCGATAATTCTAAAATTAAATCTGTTTCAGAACGACCAGTTATTTTAATTAAAGGTTACGACGATGGTGTGGGTAAAGCTTCAATAGTATTAAACGCTTTGGAGTTAGTTACAGTAGAACTTTTAGAAGATAAGCAAATTGTTATTTATAGTGCAGATGATAGTATCCAAAAACAAATAAATCAATCTAAGATATTGCCAACTTTAGCTATAACCATTCACTCTAGATATGCCTTCATTCAAAATCAACACTTGTTAGAGTTAATGGGTAGAAGCTGTCTTCATATAGCCAATAGTATTTCAGATGGAATGCCTAACGCCTTATTGGAAGCGATGTCAATGGGAGCATTCCCAATTCAATCAAATCCAGGTCAAGTCACTGAAGAAGTCATTATACATGGTAAAAATGGATTACTAATTGCTAATCCGTTTGATGAAAAAGAAATTGCTAATCACATTAACAAATCACTTCAAAATCAAAATTTAAGAGAGCAATCTCAAGTTTTTAATACTAATCTTATACAAAAACAGTATAATCGTGCTACATTGCAACCCAAAATACAAACCCTATATCAAACCGTTTTGTCGGAACATTCATAA
- a CDS encoding FkbM family methyltransferase: MIKKIKRKLKYILFKKQIDQQNQQNQLQYERCKPWFTVKGDETLRLNYPLNKDSVVFDLGGYKGEFASDIYNKYESTIYVFEPIQSFYNIIKQKFADNPKIKAYQYGLAGQDQTMQISLTDNSSSVYIKSKHAETIQLKSIVDFIKANNIKHIDLIKINIEGGEYDVLEALIAHNMLPLFTDLQIQFHDFIIPNAAERMKAIQNELSKTHQLTYQYEFVWENWTLKQY, translated from the coding sequence ATGATTAAAAAAATTAAAAGAAAATTAAAATACATTCTATTTAAAAAGCAAATAGACCAACAAAATCAACAAAATCAGTTGCAATATGAGCGTTGCAAACCTTGGTTTACTGTAAAAGGCGATGAAACGTTACGTTTAAATTATCCATTAAATAAGGATTCTGTTGTGTTTGATTTAGGAGGTTATAAAGGTGAATTTGCATCAGATATTTACAATAAATATGAATCCACAATTTATGTTTTTGAGCCTATTCAATCGTTTTATAATATTATTAAGCAGAAGTTTGCAGATAACCCTAAAATTAAAGCGTATCAGTATGGTTTAGCAGGTCAAGATCAAACCATGCAAATTAGTTTAACAGACAATTCGTCCTCAGTCTATATTAAATCTAAACATGCGGAAACCATTCAGCTTAAATCCATTGTAGATTTTATAAAAGCTAATAACATAAAGCATATTGATTTAATAAAAATAAATATCGAAGGTGGCGAATATGACGTGTTAGAAGCGTTAATAGCTCATAATATGCTTCCTTTATTTACAGATTTACAAATTCAGTTTCATGATTTTATTATACCAAATGCTGCTGAAAGAATGAAAGCCATTCAAAACGAATTGTCAAAAACGCACCAATTAACCTATCAATACGAGTTTGTTTGGGAAAATTGGACATTAAAACAATACTAA
- the gmd gene encoding GDP-mannose 4,6-dehydratase, translating into MKVALITGINGQDGSYLAELLLDKGYMVHGIIRRSSTFNTERIEHLYIDTILKDIHKQQNIKLHYGDMTDGSNLIRLVQEIQPDEIYNLAAQSHVKVSFDLPEYTAETDGIGTLKLLEAIRICGLTNKTRIYQASTSELYGKVQETPQTETTPFYPRSPYGVAKLYAFWITKNYRESYNMYAVNGILFNHESERRGETFVTRKITLAAARIAHGIQDKLYLGNLDAKRDWGYAKDYVECMWLMLQQEVPEDYVIGTGEQHTVREFCELAFKEADITINWEGKDENEKGVCAESGRVLIEIDPNYYRLAEVETLLGNPAKAKANLGWNPNKTSFKELVKIMTQHDLKLIKNK; encoded by the coding sequence ATGAAAGTTGCATTAATTACAGGAATAAACGGACAAGATGGATCTTACCTTGCAGAGCTTTTACTTGATAAAGGCTATATGGTACATGGTATAATTAGACGTAGTTCAACATTTAATACAGAACGTATAGAGCATTTATATATTGACACCATACTTAAAGATATTCATAAACAGCAAAATATAAAATTGCATTATGGAGATATGACAGATGGTTCTAATTTGATTCGTTTAGTTCAAGAAATCCAACCAGACGAGATTTATAATCTCGCAGCACAGTCCCATGTAAAAGTCTCTTTTGATTTACCAGAATATACCGCAGAAACAGATGGTATAGGTACCTTAAAATTATTAGAAGCAATTCGCATTTGTGGACTGACCAATAAAACTAGAATCTATCAAGCATCTACCTCAGAACTATATGGTAAGGTACAAGAGACGCCACAAACAGAAACAACTCCGTTTTATCCAAGATCGCCTTATGGAGTTGCTAAGCTATATGCCTTTTGGATTACTAAAAACTACCGCGAATCGTACAATATGTATGCGGTTAACGGAATTTTATTTAATCATGAGTCTGAGCGTCGTGGTGAAACGTTTGTCACTAGAAAAATTACATTAGCAGCAGCAAGAATTGCACATGGTATTCAGGATAAGCTATATTTAGGAAACTTAGACGCCAAACGTGATTGGGGTTATGCTAAAGATTATGTAGAATGTATGTGGCTCATGTTACAGCAAGAGGTTCCTGAAGATTATGTTATTGGAACAGGAGAACAGCATACCGTTAGAGAATTTTGTGAGCTGGCGTTTAAAGAAGCTGATATTACAATTAATTGGGAAGGTAAAGACGAGAACGAAAAAGGAGTCTGTGCAGAATCAGGACGTGTTTTAATAGAAATTGATCCAAATTATTACCGCCTAGCCGAAGTAGAAACCTTATTAGGTAATCCAGCCAAAGCCAAAGCTAATTTGGGCTGGAATCCTAATAAAACCTCTTTTAAAGAGTTAGTAAAAATTATGACCCAACATGATTTAAAACTGATTAAAAACAAATAA
- a CDS encoding MBOAT family O-acyltransferase has protein sequence MLFNSLDFAVFLPIVFILYWFITDKNLKLQNALLVLASYVFYGWWDWRFLSLIIFSSLVDYTIGLQLKKEDLPSKRKLLLWTSILVNLGFLGFFKYYNFFVDNFVEAFSFFGTKIQPNTLDIILPVGISFYTFQTLSYTIDVYKRKLDPTQDIVSFLAFVSFFPQLVAGPIERATNLLPQFYKKRHFHYSQAVDGCRQILWGFFKKVVIADNCAEYANQIFNNSAEHSGSTLLMGALFFTFQIYGDFSGYSDIAIGTSRLFGFNLKQNFAFPYFSRDIAEFWRRWHISLSTWFRDYLYIPLGGSRGGTWMKVRNTFIIFLVSGFWHGANWTFLVWGFLNALYFLPLLLAKRNRNNLNVIAQDRRFPNLKESVQMLITFGITVLAWVFFRAETITHAISYLKSIFSKSLLSLPTIRPTNIIILIFIFIVVEWIGRRQQYAIEVMLLKQSRVLRWAFYMVIIALVFVFSNEKQQEFIYFQF, from the coding sequence ATGCTATTTAACTCACTAGATTTTGCTGTTTTTTTACCTATAGTATTTATACTGTATTGGTTTATAACAGATAAAAACCTGAAACTGCAAAATGCATTACTAGTATTAGCCAGTTACGTGTTCTATGGTTGGTGGGATTGGCGTTTTTTGTCTTTAATTATCTTCAGTTCTTTAGTAGATTATACTATAGGTTTACAATTAAAAAAAGAAGATTTACCCAGCAAAAGAAAATTACTGCTATGGACTAGTATTCTTGTTAATTTAGGGTTTTTAGGCTTTTTTAAATATTATAATTTTTTTGTTGATAATTTTGTGGAAGCGTTTTCGTTTTTCGGGACTAAAATTCAACCTAATACTTTGGATATTATTCTTCCAGTCGGAATAAGTTTTTACACCTTCCAAACCTTAAGTTATACTATTGATGTCTATAAAAGAAAATTAGATCCCACTCAAGATATTGTGTCTTTTTTAGCGTTTGTCAGCTTTTTTCCACAATTAGTTGCAGGACCTATAGAGCGTGCTACTAATTTATTACCTCAATTTTATAAAAAACGTCATTTCCATTACAGTCAAGCGGTTGATGGATGCCGACAGATCCTTTGGGGATTTTTCAAAAAAGTTGTGATTGCAGACAATTGTGCAGAATATGCCAATCAAATATTTAATAATTCTGCAGAACATTCAGGAAGTACTTTATTGATGGGTGCTTTGTTTTTTACCTTTCAGATTTATGGTGATTTTTCAGGGTATTCAGACATTGCAATTGGGACGTCTAGATTGTTTGGATTTAACTTAAAACAAAATTTTGCATTCCCTTATTTTTCGCGTGATATTGCTGAATTTTGGAGACGTTGGCATATTTCTTTATCTACTTGGTTTAGAGACTATTTATACATTCCGTTAGGAGGAAGTAGAGGTGGCACGTGGATGAAAGTCCGCAATACATTTATTATTTTTTTAGTTAGCGGTTTTTGGCATGGTGCTAATTGGACGTTTTTGGTTTGGGGATTTTTAAATGCACTTTATTTTTTACCTTTATTACTAGCAAAACGTAACCGTAATAATCTAAATGTTATAGCTCAAGATAGACGTTTTCCTAATTTAAAAGAAAGTGTACAAATGCTTATTACTTTTGGGATTACTGTTTTAGCTTGGGTCTTTTTTAGGGCAGAGACCATTACGCATGCAATTTCTTACCTAAAAAGTATTTTTAGTAAAAGCTTATTGTCTTTACCAACGATAAGGCCAACTAATATAATCATATTGATATTTATATTTATAGTAGTTGAGTGGATTGGAAGACGACAACAATATGCAATTGAGGTCATGTTATTAAAACAATCCAGAGTGTTACGATGGGCTTTTTATATGGTTATTATAGCATTAGTATTTGTATTTAGTAACGAAAAACAACAAGAATTTATTTATTTCCAGTTTTAA
- a CDS encoding glycosyltransferase family 2 protein produces MNLPLVSIIIPVFNRESIIKMTLDSIQAQTYNNWECLVIDDGSSDHTEQTIAEYSNKDNRIQYKIRPNHLVKGANSCRNYGFTLAKGIYINWFDSDDVMKSTFLEDKVNAFTTNTDAVIHRNNYANYQLTVFRDSKFEYQNGKSLFYNYAMETIEIQTCGFMWKKTFLEGKPLFDEAIMRYQDNEFHIRMIAQQPKLVILDKVLATIRSGDGHDSQISAKANITKQKLYDVFYYRYQCLKLAKDNSISVDANFNKIIAKKTLWAFYAGLRFETNLKQRLKDFIKYYRRLQYVYSSPQMSPLDSIKSQFYILKIIAFR; encoded by the coding sequence GTGAATTTACCATTAGTTTCTATTATAATTCCAGTCTTTAATCGTGAGTCTATTATAAAAATGACACTAGATTCTATACAAGCACAAACTTATAATAATTGGGAGTGTTTAGTTATTGATGATGGTAGTAGTGATCATACAGAACAAACCATTGCAGAGTATAGTAATAAAGACAATAGAATACAGTATAAAATACGACCAAATCACTTAGTAAAAGGTGCCAATAGTTGTCGTAATTATGGTTTTACTTTAGCAAAAGGAATATATATTAATTGGTTTGATAGTGACGATGTCATGAAGTCTACATTTTTAGAAGACAAAGTAAATGCCTTTACAACTAATACCGATGCTGTTATCCACAGAAACAATTACGCAAATTATCAATTAACAGTATTTAGAGACAGTAAATTTGAATATCAAAACGGAAAGTCTCTATTCTATAATTACGCAATGGAAACTATAGAAATACAAACCTGTGGTTTTATGTGGAAAAAGACTTTTCTTGAAGGAAAACCCTTATTTGATGAAGCCATTATGCGCTATCAAGATAACGAGTTTCATATACGGATGATTGCCCAACAACCTAAACTAGTAATTCTTGATAAAGTATTAGCAACCATTAGAAGTGGTGATGGACATGATAGTCAAATCAGCGCAAAAGCAAACATCACTAAGCAAAAATTATATGACGTGTTTTATTACCGTTACCAATGTTTAAAATTGGCTAAGGATAATAGCATTAGTGTAGATGCTAATTTTAATAAAATAATAGCCAAAAAAACATTGTGGGCTTTTTATGCAGGTTTGCGTTTTGAGACCAATTTAAAACAAAGATTAAAAGATTTTATAAAGTATTACAGAAGACTTCAATACGTGTATTCAAGTCCTCAGATGTCGCCATTAGATAGCATTAAATCTCAGTTTTATATTTTAAAAATTATAGCTTTTAGATAA